The following are encoded together in the Aerococcus mictus genome:
- the rpoD gene encoding RNA polymerase sigma factor RpoD, which produces MSKTTDKQEKTLKQASQELLNEKKILGSILYTELSDKIAQPYSLNDEQMDQLIEKFEDGGVAVVDEDGGPTNRQLQNEALKMQEDDEESEKDIDQILDEEEKTKKKDKKDKKDTNKSTSSTSSKVKTNDPVRMYLKEIGRVDLLTADEEVALAKRIEAGDPVAKQELAEANLRLVVSIAKRYVGRGMSFLDLIQEGNMGLMKAVEKFDYTKGFKFSTYATWWIRQAITRSIADQARTIRIPVHMVETINKLVRIQRQLLQELGREPTPEEIGAEMDLPTEKVRNIMKISQEPVSLETPIGEEDDSHLGDFIEDNDAMQPDEYTNQELLKEQLNEVLDTLTDREENVLRLRFGLEDGQTKTLEQVGQQFGVTRERIRQIEAKALRKLRHPSRLKQLKDFLED; this is translated from the coding sequence TTGAGCAAAACGACCGACAAGCAGGAAAAAACTTTAAAACAAGCCAGTCAAGAATTACTTAATGAGAAGAAAATATTGGGCTCTATTTTATATACTGAGTTAAGTGATAAAATTGCTCAACCCTATTCTTTGAATGATGAACAAATGGATCAGCTTATTGAAAAATTTGAAGACGGTGGCGTAGCCGTTGTTGATGAAGATGGGGGCCCAACTAACCGTCAGTTACAAAACGAAGCGCTTAAGATGCAAGAAGACGATGAAGAATCTGAAAAAGATATTGATCAAATCTTAGATGAAGAAGAAAAAACTAAGAAGAAAGATAAAAAAGACAAAAAAGATACTAATAAGTCGACTTCTTCAACGAGTTCAAAGGTAAAAACCAATGATCCTGTACGTATGTATCTTAAAGAAATTGGCCGAGTAGACTTACTGACAGCTGATGAAGAGGTTGCCCTTGCCAAAAGAATTGAAGCCGGAGATCCAGTAGCCAAGCAAGAGCTGGCCGAAGCCAATCTCCGTTTAGTCGTGTCGATTGCTAAACGTTATGTCGGTAGAGGTATGTCATTTTTAGACCTGATCCAAGAAGGAAATATGGGCTTAATGAAGGCAGTAGAAAAATTTGATTATACCAAGGGTTTCAAATTTTCCACTTATGCCACTTGGTGGATTCGTCAAGCGATTACCCGTTCGATCGCTGACCAAGCCCGTACCATTCGTATACCGGTACATATGGTGGAGACTATTAATAAATTAGTCCGCATTCAACGGCAATTACTCCAAGAACTCGGTCGCGAACCCACGCCAGAAGAAATTGGTGCGGAAATGGACCTACCTACTGAAAAAGTGAGAAACATTATGAAAATCTCACAAGAACCAGTTTCCTTGGAAACCCCTATTGGTGAAGAAGATGATTCCCATCTTGGCGATTTTATTGAAGACAATGATGCCATGCAGCCAGATGAATATACCAATCAGGAATTGTTAAAAGAACAACTCAATGAAGTGCTGGATACTTTAACTGATCGGGAAGAAAATGTCTTACGTCTTCGTTTCGGTTTAGAAGATGGTCAAACTAAAACGTTAGAACAAGTCGGACAACAATTTGGGGTGACTCGAGAAAGAATCCGTCAAATTGAAGCCAAGGCCTTACGTAAATTACGCCACCCAAGTCGTCTCAAACAATTAAAAGATTTTCTAGAAGACTAA
- a CDS encoding aspartate kinase, which translates to MKVVKFGGSSLANDKQIKKVKNIIASDKDRKIIIVSAPGKRFDGDIKVTDLLIELASQTLNGSVDTSQTYKEIVERYRDMAEALEIQEPVIDEIKKSLNDILNMDKSQPEYFIDALKASGEDNNAKLIAAYFRTCGLNASYINPGEAGLILSDEPGNAKVLAESYLNLAKLKERDEILVFPGFFGYTKEGKLVTFSRGGSDITGAIVANGVGASMYENFTDVDSIFVASPAHVHNPVGISNLTYREMRELSYAGFTVVHDEALYPAFAENIPVVVKNTNNPEAPGTMITEKKMTENKWPIAGIASHGGFASVYITKYMMNREVGFMRRVLSVFEEYDCSVEHVVSGIDDIDVIFKEEQLSAKELDELLLAIQTRTAADKVEKRENLCLLMIVGESMQSSIGITARATKALSQANINLEMINQGSSENSVMFGIKENKEAEAVRAIYDEFFDAKD; encoded by the coding sequence GTGAAAGTAGTAAAATTCGGTGGTAGCTCTCTAGCTAATGATAAGCAAATAAAAAAAGTGAAGAATATCATCGCCAGTGATAAGGACCGAAAAATTATTATTGTTTCTGCACCTGGAAAGCGTTTTGATGGGGATATAAAAGTGACCGATTTATTAATTGAGTTAGCCTCACAGACACTGAATGGCAGCGTGGATACCTCCCAAACCTATAAGGAAATCGTTGAAAGGTATCGCGATATGGCAGAAGCCTTAGAAATACAAGAGCCAGTCATTGATGAAATCAAAAAATCTTTAAATGACATCCTCAATATGGATAAAAGTCAACCGGAATACTTTATCGATGCCCTCAAAGCGAGTGGGGAAGATAATAACGCTAAATTAATCGCGGCCTATTTCAGAACTTGTGGCTTGAATGCGAGCTACATCAACCCTGGTGAGGCGGGTTTGATTCTTAGTGATGAACCCGGCAATGCTAAGGTCTTAGCGGAATCCTATCTCAATTTAGCAAAATTAAAAGAACGTGATGAAATTTTAGTTTTTCCTGGCTTTTTTGGTTACACCAAAGAAGGTAAGTTAGTCACTTTTTCACGTGGTGGTAGCGACATTACCGGAGCTATCGTTGCCAATGGAGTGGGGGCCTCTATGTATGAGAACTTTACTGATGTTGATAGCATCTTTGTTGCTAGCCCGGCCCACGTTCACAACCCGGTTGGAATCAGCAATTTAACCTATCGAGAAATGCGTGAACTCTCCTATGCAGGCTTTACTGTGGTTCATGACGAGGCATTGTACCCTGCTTTTGCAGAAAACATTCCCGTCGTAGTCAAAAATACCAATAATCCGGAAGCCCCTGGGACAATGATTACGGAGAAAAAAATGACTGAAAATAAATGGCCAATTGCTGGTATCGCTAGCCATGGTGGATTTGCTTCTGTTTATATTACAAAATATATGATGAATCGCGAAGTGGGTTTTATGCGCCGAGTATTAAGCGTTTTTGAAGAATACGACTGTAGTGTAGAGCATGTGGTATCAGGGATTGATGATATTGACGTTATCTTTAAAGAAGAGCAACTTTCCGCAAAAGAATTAGATGAACTGCTTTTAGCGATCCAGACACGCACAGCAGCTGACAAGGTCGAAAAAAGAGAGAATCTTTGCCTCTTGATGATTGTTGGTGAATCCATGCAATCAAGTATCGGGATTACTGCCCGGGCGACTAAGGCCCTTAGTCAAGCTAACATTAACTTAGAAATGATTAACCAGGGGTCTAGCGAAAACAGTGTGATGTTTGGTATCAAGGAAAATAAAGAAGCAGAAGCTGTACGGGCAATTTATGATGAGTTTTTTGATGCAAAAGATTAA
- a CDS encoding amino acid ABC transporter ATP-binding protein, which translates to MAQAKVVIQNLKKSFDDNEVLKDINLEISEGEVVCIIGPSGSGKSTLLRCINRLETIDGGSVVVDGIDMSDESIDIDKARENIGMVFQQFNLFPHMTVKENITLAPLQLNKLSQEEADQKALELLDSVGLKEKADAYPNSLSGGQKQRVAIARALAMDPDLMLFDEPTSALDPEMVGDVLEVMKDLARQGMTMVIVTHEMGFAKEVSDRTLFMDGGYIVESGKPEDLFNHPQHQRTQDFLEKVL; encoded by the coding sequence ATGGCTCAAGCAAAAGTAGTGATTCAAAACCTAAAGAAGAGTTTTGATGATAATGAAGTTCTCAAAGATATCAACTTAGAAATCAGCGAAGGTGAAGTGGTCTGCATCATCGGTCCTTCGGGTTCAGGGAAATCTACTTTATTGCGATGCATTAATCGTTTAGAGACGATTGATGGGGGTAGTGTGGTAGTCGATGGTATTGATATGTCTGATGAAAGTATCGATATCGACAAGGCGCGTGAAAATATCGGAATGGTTTTCCAACAATTTAACCTATTTCCGCATATGACTGTTAAAGAAAATATTACTCTAGCACCTCTACAATTAAATAAATTAAGTCAAGAAGAAGCTGACCAAAAAGCCCTTGAGTTATTAGATAGCGTTGGCCTTAAAGAAAAAGCCGATGCTTATCCTAATTCCTTATCTGGTGGTCAAAAGCAACGGGTAGCAATTGCTCGGGCCTTGGCTATGGATCCTGACTTAATGTTATTTGACGAACCCACCTCAGCCTTGGACCCAGAAATGGTTGGTGACGTGTTAGAAGTCATGAAAGATCTTGCTAGACAAGGGATGACCATGGTAATTGTGACCCATGAAATGGGCTTTGCTAAAGAAGTGTCTGACCGTACCTTGTTTATGGATGGTGGTTACATTGTCGAGTCAGGGAAACCAGAAGACCTATTCAATCATCCCCAACATCAACGGACCCAAGATTTCTTAGAAAAGGTACTCTAA
- the mreC gene encoding rod shape-determining protein MreC has protein sequence MRQFFENKKLVVVLLSVISSLSLIAFSTFGQESLPQPMTWVNDFTAMVARLISTPTNSIMQFGDSVTNLQNTYQENQQLKKQLSTLQSLEAQNTILKEENKQMTNLLKLKPTLVGKTVIAASVISRAPENWLDKLTIDVGSNNGVKENMSVMTDSGLIGRVSEVGPTSAKVSLVTSDQEDAVEIAAGVQSDDGIFYGVIDQYDSSHNRLIVNQIPKEAKIKEGNLVTTSGLGGVSPEGLIIGKVAKMEDDEFALAKRVYVEPAANFNDIRHVFVIMSQRSEPDTENPNAAEEIPGANHQAQASQAGASNHAN, from the coding sequence TTGCGCCAATTTTTTGAAAATAAAAAACTTGTGGTTGTGCTATTGAGTGTTATTAGCTCGCTTAGCCTGATTGCTTTTTCCACCTTTGGACAGGAAAGTTTACCCCAACCCATGACCTGGGTGAATGACTTTACTGCAATGGTAGCTCGCCTGATATCGACCCCAACAAATTCCATCATGCAATTTGGCGATTCTGTGACTAATTTACAGAACACCTATCAGGAAAATCAGCAATTAAAAAAACAACTGTCCACTTTACAGAGCTTAGAAGCTCAAAATACGATTTTAAAAGAAGAAAATAAGCAAATGACCAATCTTTTAAAATTGAAACCGACCCTGGTTGGCAAGACAGTAATTGCAGCTTCAGTCATTTCCAGAGCCCCTGAAAATTGGCTAGACAAGTTAACCATTGACGTCGGCTCAAACAACGGGGTTAAGGAGAACATGTCGGTCATGACTGACTCAGGCCTCATTGGTCGAGTTTCCGAAGTTGGTCCTACAAGTGCAAAAGTGAGCTTAGTCACTTCAGACCAAGAAGATGCGGTGGAAATTGCTGCTGGTGTCCAATCGGATGATGGGATATTTTATGGGGTGATTGACCAATACGATTCCAGTCATAACCGCTTAATTGTCAATCAAATTCCTAAGGAAGCTAAAATAAAAGAGGGGAATCTGGTAACCACAAGTGGTCTGGGAGGCGTTTCTCCAGAAGGTTTAATCATTGGAAAAGTGGCTAAAATGGAAGATGATGAATTTGCTTTAGCTAAACGTGTTTATGTCGAGCCAGCAGCGAATTTCAATGATATCCGTCATGTCTTTGTGATTATGTCTCAAAGAAGTGAACCAGATACAGAGAACCCTAATGCGGCTGAAGAAATTCCAGGAGCCAATCACCAAGCTCAAGCCAGCCAAGCTGGGGCAAGTAATCATGCAAATTAG
- the mreD gene encoding rod shape-determining protein MreD gives MFDYIRYHLTLPVFLIFVFLLDGALVNVLLASVDTYAYQIIPSLLLISLTLIPLYYNQPRTIYLMAFIIGFLYDSYYNGILGINLFLFPAVVYLSYQVKNRFPLNFYSIWVWAVIMYLLYHNVIYWLYRILRIHGDTYLKFLASFLGPSLLFNSLVIFLLNLIIYRLVNWVKG, from the coding sequence ATGTTCGATTATATACGCTATCATTTAACCCTTCCTGTTTTCTTAATTTTTGTTTTCTTACTGGATGGCGCTTTAGTCAACGTCTTACTAGCTAGTGTGGATACCTATGCCTACCAAATTATTCCCAGTCTTTTACTGATAAGCTTAACCCTGATTCCCTTATACTATAACCAGCCAAGAACGATTTACTTGATGGCTTTTATTATTGGTTTTCTATATGATTCATACTATAACGGAATTCTAGGAATTAATTTATTTCTGTTTCCAGCAGTCGTTTACTTATCCTACCAGGTAAAAAATCGCTTTCCCTTGAATTTTTATAGCATTTGGGTCTGGGCTGTGATCATGTATCTTTTATATCACAATGTGATTTATTGGCTCTATAGGATCTTACGTATTCACGGGGACACTTATCTTAAGTTCTTAGCTAGCTTTTTAGGGCCCTCCCTATTATTTAATAGTTTAGTGATTTTTCTGCTCAACCTGATTATTTATCGCTTAGTAAATTGGGTCAAGGGCTGA
- a CDS encoding amino acid ABC transporter permease, which yields MIQKILPSLWSGFKLTLVLFALVLILSLPLGFLIAILRVFSPKLIQWLIEGYVFIMRGSPLMLQLMMVFFGLPYLGINLDRFTAALIAFVINYAAYFAEIFRGGITSVPQGQYESIKVLGIGWQRGFRRIILPQVMKITLPSVGNEVIALVKDTSLVYVIGLGELLRAGSIAANTYATIIPYLVCGVFYLIFTAFVTLALRRIEYRVSW from the coding sequence ATTATTCAAAAAATACTTCCCTCCCTGTGGAGTGGTTTTAAACTAACCCTTGTCTTATTTGCCTTGGTACTGATACTTAGTCTTCCATTAGGTTTTCTTATCGCCATTTTGCGCGTCTTTAGCCCCAAACTGATTCAATGGTTAATTGAAGGCTATGTCTTTATTATGCGAGGGAGTCCGCTCATGTTACAACTGATGATGGTTTTCTTCGGCCTACCTTATTTAGGAATTAATTTGGATCGCTTTACCGCAGCCCTTATTGCCTTTGTGATAAATTATGCCGCTTATTTTGCGGAAATTTTTCGGGGTGGGATTACTTCCGTACCCCAAGGACAATATGAAAGTATCAAAGTCTTAGGAATTGGCTGGCAAAGAGGATTTCGTCGCATCATTTTACCCCAAGTGATGAAAATAACCCTACCATCTGTCGGTAATGAAGTGATTGCCTTAGTTAAGGATACTTCATTAGTCTATGTGATTGGCCTTGGAGAATTGTTACGGGCTGGTTCGATTGCTGCTAACACCTATGCAACCATTATTCCTTATCTGGTTTGTGGGGTGTTCTATTTAATCTTCACTGCCTTTGTAACCCTTGCCTTGCGTAGAATTGAATATCGGGTGAGCTGGTAG
- a CDS encoding amino acid ABC transporter ATP-binding protein: MALIVSNLKKAYNGNMVIDKFNCRIDPGEIVILLGPSGTGKTTFMRLINNLEKCDQGNIAIGDRVLCQETSQGVQYSDKASQRRYQNAIGMVFQNYQLFPNFTVLDNVLEAPIAQKLAPKSDLLDQAMFLLDSVGLKDKANAYPSTLSGGQKQRVAIARAMMLSPEIICFDEPTSALDRESANQVGKLVQAIAKQGKGILVVTHDTQFGEDFGTRIVSSEEFK, translated from the coding sequence ATGGCCTTAATAGTTTCTAATTTAAAAAAAGCTTACAACGGTAATATGGTGATTGATAAATTTAATTGCCGGATTGATCCAGGGGAAATTGTTATTTTACTGGGTCCATCTGGAACCGGGAAGACGACATTTATGCGTTTGATCAATAACTTAGAAAAATGTGACCAAGGGAATATCGCCATTGGTGACCGGGTCCTCTGCCAAGAGACTTCCCAAGGGGTTCAATACAGTGATAAGGCCAGTCAACGCCGTTATCAAAACGCCATTGGCATGGTCTTTCAAAATTACCAATTGTTTCCTAATTTTACAGTATTAGACAATGTCTTAGAAGCACCTATCGCTCAAAAGTTAGCGCCAAAGTCCGATTTGCTCGATCAGGCCATGTTTTTACTAGATAGCGTGGGCCTAAAAGATAAGGCCAATGCCTATCCATCTACCTTGTCAGGAGGACAAAAGCAAAGGGTTGCTATTGCTAGAGCCATGATGCTGTCACCAGAGATCATTTGTTTTGATGAACCGACTTCAGCCCTTGACCGCGAGTCCGCTAATCAGGTAGGAAAGTTAGTTCAAGCTATTGCTAAACAAGGGAAGGGCATTTTAGTGGTTACCCACGATACCCAATTTGGTGAAGATTTTGGTACTCGGATTGTTTCTTCTGAAGAATTTAAATAA
- a CDS encoding carbamoyl phosphate synthase small subunit — translation MTKKRLILEDGSVFEGEGFGYDKEVIGELVFNTGMSGYQESITDQSYAGQLLTFTYPLIGNYGINYDNYESLNPSCVGVIVHEWARRPSHWKSQMNLDTFLKQKKIPGLAGIDTRLLTKKIRKHGVMKAYLTSKEAPLSDLLAVLRNTELDQKLIQKVSTQAAYPIPGQGYRVIVMDFGLKHSILAELSKRNCQVTVVPYDTSLEEITALAPDGIVLSNGPGDPDDLPEALDTIRELEKRYPLFGICMGHQLFSKANGAKTYKMKFGHRGFNHAVRELATGQIHFTSQNHGYAVSREDLPADLEITHEEINDHTVEGLRHKKYPAFSVQYHPDACPGPHDADYLFDSFLKLIEESKQAK, via the coding sequence ATGACAAAAAAGAGATTAATTTTAGAAGATGGTAGTGTCTTTGAAGGAGAAGGCTTTGGTTACGACAAAGAGGTGATTGGTGAGCTGGTCTTTAATACTGGAATGTCTGGTTATCAAGAATCCATCACTGACCAATCTTACGCTGGTCAATTATTGACCTTTACTTATCCCTTAATTGGTAACTATGGGATTAATTATGATAACTATGAATCCTTAAATCCTTCATGTGTTGGTGTCATTGTTCATGAGTGGGCTAGACGTCCCAGTCATTGGAAGTCTCAAATGAATCTCGATACCTTCTTAAAACAGAAAAAAATTCCTGGCCTAGCTGGTATTGACACTCGTTTATTAACCAAGAAAATCCGCAAGCATGGGGTTATGAAGGCTTACTTAACCAGTAAAGAAGCCCCTTTGAGTGATCTATTGGCAGTCCTAAGGAATACAGAACTTGATCAAAAATTGATTCAAAAAGTCTCTACCCAAGCGGCTTATCCGATTCCTGGTCAAGGTTACCGGGTCATCGTGATGGACTTTGGTTTAAAACACTCAATCTTAGCTGAATTATCCAAGCGCAATTGTCAGGTGACCGTGGTTCCATATGATACCAGCTTAGAGGAAATTACCGCCCTAGCTCCAGATGGGATTGTTTTATCCAATGGACCTGGTGACCCTGATGATCTTCCTGAAGCATTAGACACCATCCGCGAATTAGAGAAGCGTTATCCCTTATTTGGAATCTGCATGGGCCATCAACTGTTTTCAAAGGCTAACGGGGCTAAAACTTATAAAATGAAATTTGGTCATCGTGGTTTTAACCATGCCGTTAGGGAACTTGCGACTGGTCAAATTCATTTTACTAGTCAAAACCACGGTTATGCTGTCAGTCGAGAAGATTTACCAGCAGACCTAGAAATCACCCATGAAGAGATTAATGACCATACTGTCGAAGGGCTTCGTCACAAAAAATACCCCGCCTTTTCGGTGCAATACCATCCCGATGCTTGCCCTGGCCCCCATGATGCTGACTATCTATTTGACAGCTTCTTAAAGTTAATTGAAGAAAGTAAACAAGCAAAATAG
- the carB gene encoding carbamoyl-phosphate synthase large subunit, with the protein MTKRNDIKKIMVIGSGPIVIGQAAEFDYAGTQACLALREEGYEVVLVNSNPATIMTDREVADKVYMEPLTLEFLTQILHQEHPDALLPTLGGQTALNMAIELSQAGVLEDLEIELLGTDLKAINQAEDREQFKELMESLGEPIPESKIVHHVDEAIAFANEIGYPIIVRPAFTLGGTGGGLCDNEEELAEIAEHGLSLSPVHQCLIERSITGYKEIEYEVMRDSQDNALVVCNMENFDPVGIHTGDSIVFAPSQTLSDEDSQMLRDVSLKIIRALGIEGGCNVQLALDPHSANYYVIEVNPRVSRSSALASKATGYPIAKLAAKIAVGLTLDEMINPVTGSSYSMFEPALDYVVCKMPRFPFDKFEHADRHLGTQMKATGEVMAIGRNIEESLLKAYRSLEIGVIHNEISDFADLDMDTIAEKIKHPQDDRFFYLSEAVRRGVDIDLLNQWTGINPFFLDKLLVIAELEEELSQNVGDQYSLRKAKVKGFSDVKIAELWDWTPEEVRKYRLETGILPSYKMVDTCAGEFESQTPYFYSTYAEANESQVSNREKVIVLGSGPIRIGQGVEFDYATVHCVEALKHAGYEAIVINSNPETVSTDFSISDKLYFEPLSFEDVMNVIDLERPKGVIVQFGGQTAINLAWPLARAGVKLLGTQVEDIDRAEDRDLFEQLIHSLNIPQPNGKTVMNESEAVKAAKEIGYPVLVRPSYVIGGRAMEIVYSETELHKYIQSAVEVSEDHPVLIDDYLLGIECEVDVISDGEDAYVPGIMEHIERAGVHSGDSIAAYPPQNLSASVQATIIQYSQELAKSLHCVGLMNIQFIVQGEKVYVIEVNPRASRTVPFLSKVTNISMAQVATQLILGKKLGDLIDLSSPKEADGVYIKAPVFSFNKLAKVDSLLGPEMKSTGEVIGCGRSLEEALYKAFEASGLHLPQFGNILFTIDDLSKEEALTLANGFKCLGYEILTTTGTGQYFSNNGLKVKAVAKISSNEANSIPNLIENGKIQAIINTVGGQKEAGEDGQIIRQLAIEHNIPLFTTLDTALAMLKVLQSRSISTQAL; encoded by the coding sequence ATGACAAAACGTAATGATATTAAAAAAATAATGGTTATTGGTTCTGGCCCTATTGTGATTGGCCAGGCAGCAGAATTTGATTATGCAGGGACTCAAGCTTGTTTAGCCTTACGCGAAGAAGGTTATGAAGTGGTCTTAGTGAACTCTAATCCAGCGACCATTATGACTGACCGTGAAGTAGCCGATAAGGTTTATATGGAACCTTTGACATTGGAATTTTTAACTCAAATTCTGCACCAAGAACATCCTGATGCTCTCTTACCTACCTTAGGGGGGCAAACAGCCCTGAATATGGCTATTGAACTTTCCCAAGCTGGCGTTTTAGAAGATTTAGAAATCGAACTCTTAGGAACGGACTTAAAAGCCATCAACCAAGCTGAAGACCGGGAACAATTTAAGGAGTTAATGGAAAGCTTAGGTGAACCGATTCCTGAATCCAAAATCGTCCACCATGTTGATGAAGCTATCGCCTTTGCTAATGAAATTGGCTATCCGATAATTGTTCGTCCTGCTTTTACTCTAGGAGGAACTGGTGGGGGACTCTGCGACAATGAGGAAGAATTAGCGGAAATTGCTGAACATGGCTTATCCTTATCTCCAGTTCACCAATGTTTGATTGAGCGTTCGATCACCGGCTACAAAGAAATTGAATACGAAGTGATGCGGGATAGCCAAGACAATGCCTTGGTAGTATGTAATATGGAAAATTTTGACCCGGTGGGTATTCATACTGGGGATTCCATTGTTTTTGCCCCATCACAAACTCTTTCCGACGAGGATAGCCAAATGCTCAGAGATGTGAGCTTAAAAATTATTCGGGCCCTCGGGATTGAAGGTGGCTGTAATGTCCAATTAGCTCTGGACCCTCATTCAGCTAACTATTATGTGATTGAAGTTAACCCTCGGGTGTCACGTTCTTCAGCCTTGGCTTCTAAGGCTACTGGTTACCCTATTGCTAAACTAGCCGCTAAGATAGCTGTTGGTTTGACTCTCGATGAAATGATCAATCCAGTCACTGGTTCTTCCTATTCCATGTTTGAACCTGCTTTAGACTATGTGGTATGTAAGATGCCGCGCTTTCCTTTTGACAAGTTTGAGCATGCTGACCGCCATCTAGGGACCCAAATGAAGGCAACTGGGGAAGTGATGGCGATTGGTAGAAATATCGAAGAAAGCCTGCTCAAGGCTTACCGGTCATTAGAAATTGGCGTGATCCATAATGAAATTAGTGACTTTGCTGACTTAGATATGGATACCATAGCTGAAAAAATCAAACATCCCCAAGATGATCGTTTCTTTTATTTATCTGAAGCGGTCCGCCGTGGGGTAGATATTGATTTGTTAAACCAATGGACTGGGATCAATCCTTTCTTCCTTGATAAGCTCTTAGTTATTGCGGAATTGGAAGAAGAATTAAGCCAAAATGTAGGGGATCAGTACAGCTTGCGCAAGGCCAAGGTAAAAGGCTTTTCCGATGTAAAAATCGCTGAACTATGGGACTGGACGCCAGAAGAAGTGAGAAAATATCGCCTTGAGACTGGCATTCTGCCAAGTTATAAAATGGTTGATACCTGTGCAGGGGAATTTGAATCGCAAACCCCATACTTCTATTCCACCTACGCAGAAGCCAACGAATCCCAAGTTTCTAACCGTGAAAAAGTCATTGTCTTAGGGTCTGGGCCTATTCGTATTGGTCAAGGGGTTGAATTTGACTATGCCACGGTCCACTGTGTTGAAGCTTTAAAACATGCAGGCTATGAAGCCATAGTTATTAATAGTAATCCAGAAACGGTCTCCACTGACTTTTCGATATCGGACAAATTATATTTTGAACCCTTAAGTTTTGAAGATGTGATGAATGTTATTGACTTAGAGCGGCCTAAAGGGGTTATCGTTCAGTTCGGTGGGCAAACAGCGATTAATCTGGCTTGGCCACTGGCTAGAGCTGGAGTGAAATTACTGGGAACTCAAGTAGAAGATATTGACCGCGCAGAAGATCGTGATCTTTTTGAACAATTGATTCATTCTTTAAATATTCCTCAGCCTAATGGGAAAACGGTAATGAATGAAAGTGAAGCGGTCAAGGCAGCCAAAGAAATTGGTTATCCTGTTTTAGTACGTCCTTCCTATGTCATTGGTGGTCGGGCTATGGAAATTGTCTATAGTGAAACTGAATTACATAAATATATCCAAAGCGCTGTTGAAGTTAGTGAGGATCATCCTGTCTTAATCGACGATTACCTCCTCGGTATAGAGTGTGAAGTTGATGTGATCTCAGATGGTGAAGATGCCTATGTTCCAGGCATTATGGAACATATTGAACGCGCCGGAGTGCACTCGGGAGACTCCATTGCTGCCTATCCACCTCAAAACCTAAGTGCATCGGTGCAAGCAACCATCATTCAATACAGTCAGGAATTAGCTAAATCCTTGCACTGTGTGGGCTTAATGAACATTCAATTTATCGTCCAAGGCGAGAAAGTCTATGTGATCGAAGTCAATCCAAGAGCCAGTCGGACGGTGCCATTCCTCTCTAAGGTAACTAATATTTCTATGGCTCAAGTCGCTACCCAATTAATTCTTGGTAAAAAACTTGGCGATTTGATCGATCTTAGTTCGCCAAAAGAAGCAGATGGCGTCTATATCAAGGCACCGGTCTTCTCCTTTAATAAATTGGCCAAAGTAGATAGTTTACTAGGTCCGGAAATGAAATCGACAGGTGAAGTCATTGGATGTGGTCGTAGTTTAGAAGAAGCTCTCTACAAGGCCTTTGAGGCTAGTGGCTTACACCTGCCACAGTTTGGAAACATTCTCTTCACCATTGATGACCTTTCGAAAGAAGAAGCCTTGACTCTGGCTAATGGCTTTAAGTGCTTAGGGTATGAAATTTTAACGACTACGGGTACGGGCCAATACTTTAGCAATAACGGTCTAAAAGTAAAAGCTGTGGCTAAAATAAGCAGTAATGAGGCAAATAGTATTCCTAATTTAATTGAAAATGGCAAGATTCAAGCCATTATCAATACTGTCGGTGGACAAAAAGAAGCTGGTGAGGATGGTCAAATTATCCGTCAATTAGCTATTGAACATAATATTCCACTGTTTACCACCTTAGATACCGCTTTAGCTATGCTGAAGGTACTACAAAGTCGCAGTATCTCAACTCAAGCATTATAA